Proteins co-encoded in one Polaromonas vacuolata genomic window:
- a CDS encoding biopolymer transporter ExbD, with the protein MSELRARGRGRRTISEINMVPFIDVMLVLLIIFMVTAPLITPSMISLPKVGKAPSQPLNPVQILIAKDESLQLKLKTDSRASSMANVAADVVALAPGVKPATADAQAVPVVISADKSIRYETVIQVMDKLQKAGIPRIGLSVQTGN; encoded by the coding sequence ATGTCAGAACTCAGAGCCCGCGGCCGCGGTAGGCGCACGATTAGCGAAATCAATATGGTGCCTTTCATTGACGTGATGCTGGTGCTGTTGATTATTTTTATGGTCACCGCACCATTGATCACGCCCAGCATGATTTCGCTGCCCAAGGTCGGTAAAGCGCCTAGCCAGCCCCTCAATCCGGTACAAATTCTTATCGCAAAAGATGAGTCGCTACAACTCAAACTCAAAACCGACAGCAGGGCCAGCAGCATGGCCAACGTCGCCGCTGATGTAGTAGCTCTCGCGCCCGGCGTGAAACCTGCAACAGCCGATGCGCAAGCCGTGCCCGTCGTCATCAGCGCCGATAAATCTATTCGCTACGAAACCGTGATTCAGGTCATGGACAAGCTGCAAAAAGCCGGTATCCCACGCATAGGTCTGTCGGTTCAAACCGGTAATTAA
- the tolQ gene encoding protein TolQ: MTQDLSIVSLILHASWVVQFVVVLLVGVSIASWAAIIRKIGTLKKVQKLNEEFDREFWSGTSLNDLFAGAAQNAKHSGAMERIFASGMREYQKLRERQITDPGALMDGARRAMRASYQRELDSIETNLSFLATVGSVSPYVGLFGTVWGIMHAFTGLAALEQVTLATVAPGIAEALVATAIGLFAAIPAVVAYNRFTHDIDRIANRLETFIEEFSNILQRNLGAHSPSGH; the protein is encoded by the coding sequence ATGACCCAAGACCTCTCCATTGTCAGCCTCATACTCCACGCGAGTTGGGTGGTTCAGTTCGTTGTTGTGTTGCTGGTCGGCGTATCGATAGCCAGCTGGGCAGCCATCATTCGCAAAATAGGCACGCTGAAGAAAGTACAAAAACTCAATGAAGAGTTTGACCGTGAATTCTGGTCTGGCACCAGCCTTAACGATTTGTTTGCCGGTGCCGCACAAAACGCCAAACATTCGGGTGCTATGGAAAGAATTTTTGCCAGTGGCATGCGCGAATACCAAAAACTGCGCGAACGCCAAATCACCGATCCCGGCGCTCTGATGGACGGTGCACGCCGCGCCATGCGGGCGAGTTACCAGCGTGAACTCGACAGCATAGAAACCAATTTATCTTTTCTGGCTACCGTCGGCTCTGTCTCACCCTATGTCGGTTTGTTCGGCACAGTGTGGGGCATCATGCACGCCTTCACCGGCTTAGCCGCATTGGAACAAGTCACCTTAGCAACCGTCGCACCCGGCATTGCAGAGGCCTTGGTAGCCACCGCAATAGGCCTGTTCGCGGCGATACCGGCAGTCGTTGCCTACAACCGCTTTACCCACGACATTGACCGCATCGCCAATCGGTTAGAGACCTTTATCGAAGAGTTCTCAAATATCTTGCAGCGCAACTTAGGCGCACACTCACCCTCCGGTCATTAA
- a CDS encoding YbgC/FadM family acyl-CoA thioesterase, which produces MDKSLDKTEESQQPAVFSWPVRIYWEDTDAGGIVFYANYLKFFERSRTEWLRHLGIEQHSLKERSGGMFVVSQTQISYLRPARLDEQLLVTASLAESGKASLIIKQQAFLTSADDDPQNRPLICEGSIRIGWVDVANMSPKRIPPDVLASLAKTTT; this is translated from the coding sequence TTGGATAAGTCATTAGATAAGACCGAAGAATCACAGCAACCAGCGGTTTTCAGTTGGCCGGTACGAATCTATTGGGAAGACACCGATGCCGGCGGCATAGTTTTTTATGCCAATTACCTAAAGTTTTTTGAACGATCACGCACCGAGTGGCTCAGACATTTGGGTATTGAGCAACATAGCTTGAAGGAGCGAAGCGGCGGCATGTTTGTCGTCAGTCAAACTCAAATCAGTTATCTGCGTCCTGCCCGTCTCGATGAGCAACTTCTTGTTACTGCGAGTCTGGCAGAAAGCGGCAAGGCATCATTGATAATAAAACAGCAAGCATTTTTAACATCTGCAGACGATGACCCGCAAAACCGCCCCCTGATTTGTGAAGGCAGCATACGCATAGGCTGGGTCGATGTGGCCAACATGTCGCCTAAGCGGATACCGCCAGATGTTCTGGCTAGCCTCGCAAAAACTACAACTTAA
- a CDS encoding pyridoxal phosphate-dependent aminotransferase: MKIAQRAQRLQPFYVMEVSKAAAVMARDLAAGSDPLILLNIGEPDFTAPPLVQQAAAKAIADGDTQYTQATGMPELREKISAWYATRFGVDVAPRRIIITAGASAALHLACLALIEAGDEILMPDPSYPCNQQFVSAAEGRAVLLPTTADERFQLTRAKVQAAWGKNTRGVLLASPSNPTGTSIAPEELQSIHEFVQSKGGITLIDEIYLGLSYEERFGQTALAMPGELGQSLISINSFSKYFNMTGWRLGWMVVPDALVSVVEQMAQHLFICPSTIAQRAALACFEPDSLAEYESRRSQFKARRDYFIPELNRLGLTVPVMPDGAFYAYADCRQVADKWGIAKAKADGTGGSWDFAFELMKRAHLVVTPGRDFGNAAPAQYVRFSTASSMTQLQMAIARLEAVIG, from the coding sequence GTGAAAATCGCCCAACGGGCCCAGCGCCTTCAACCCTTTTATGTCATGGAGGTTTCCAAGGCGGCTGCCGTTATGGCGCGTGATCTAGCGGCCGGCAGCGACCCCTTGATTTTGTTAAACATTGGCGAGCCCGACTTCACCGCGCCACCACTGGTGCAGCAAGCAGCAGCCAAGGCGATTGCCGACGGCGACACCCAGTACACCCAAGCTACCGGCATGCCAGAGTTGCGTGAAAAAATCAGTGCTTGGTATGCCACGCGCTTTGGTGTGGATGTAGCACCCAGACGCATCATCATCACCGCTGGCGCATCGGCAGCCCTGCATTTAGCTTGCTTGGCACTGATAGAGGCCGGCGATGAAATCCTCATGCCCGATCCCAGCTACCCCTGCAACCAGCAGTTCGTTAGTGCCGCAGAAGGCCGGGCCGTGCTGCTGCCAACAACGGCGGATGAACGTTTTCAACTCACCCGCGCCAAAGTCCAAGCCGCTTGGGGAAAGAACACCCGCGGCGTGCTGCTCGCGTCGCCGTCCAACCCTACCGGCACATCTATCGCACCCGAAGAACTGCAAAGCATTCACGAATTTGTGCAAAGCAAGGGCGGCATTACCTTAATTGACGAGATCTATTTAGGCCTGAGCTACGAGGAACGCTTCGGTCAAACCGCACTGGCCATGCCGGGCGAGTTAGGCCAAAGCCTGATCAGCATCAATTCATTTAGCAAATACTTCAACATGACCGGTTGGCGCTTGGGCTGGATGGTGGTGCCCGACGCGTTAGTCAGCGTAGTCGAGCAAATGGCCCAGCACTTATTCATCTGCCCAAGCACGATTGCCCAGCGCGCAGCGCTAGCGTGTTTTGAGCCCGATAGTCTGGCGGAATACGAATCCCGGCGCAGCCAATTTAAAGCTAGGCGCGACTACTTCATCCCAGAGCTCAATCGACTCGGCTTAACCGTTCCGGTCATGCCAGACGGCGCTTTCTACGCCTACGCCGACTGCCGCCAAGTCGCTGATAAATGGGGCATAGCCAAAGCCAAAGCAGATGGCACGGGCGGCAGCTGGGATTTTGCTTTTGAACTCATGAAACGCGCCCATTTAGTGGTCACACCCGGCCGTGATTTTGGCAATGCAGCACCCGCGCAATACGTCAGGTTTTCAACTGCCAGCTCCATGACGCAGCTGCAAATGGCGATTGCTAGGCTGGAGGCCGTGATTGGATAA
- the nusB gene encoding transcription antitermination factor NusB, with protein sequence MADPITKPTTPLKRAPQSRTGLTDTGVKKAADKSARTRSREFAMQALYQHLVGRNTAESIDAFTRDLAGFNKADSAHYDALLHGCIEQALALDSIILPLLDRPMNEISPVEHSVLWIGAYEFKHCLDVPYRVVINECIELAKAFGGTDGHKYVNGVLHKMAPMLREAEVSSQAR encoded by the coding sequence ATGGCTGACCCAATTACAAAACCAACAACACCTCTTAAGCGCGCGCCACAATCACGCACCGGCCTGACCGACACGGGTGTGAAAAAAGCCGCTGACAAGTCAGCCCGTACACGCTCGCGTGAGTTCGCTATGCAGGCCTTATACCAGCACCTAGTGGGCCGCAACACGGCTGAATCGATTGATGCATTCACACGTGATTTAGCCGGTTTTAATAAGGCCGATTCAGCCCATTACGACGCCTTGCTACACGGCTGCATAGAGCAAGCGCTGGCATTAGACAGCATCATCTTGCCGCTGCTAGACCGACCGATGAACGAAATTTCGCCAGTCGAGCACTCGGTGCTGTGGATAGGCGCATATGAGTTCAAGCATTGCCTAGACGTGCCTTACCGCGTGGTTATCAACGAATGCATTGAACTGGCCAAAGCCTTCGGCGGCACCGACGGACACAAATACGTCAACGGCGTGCTGCACAAAATGGCGCCCATGCTGCGGGAAGCCGAAGTCAGCAGCCAAGCGCGTTAA
- the ribH gene encoding 6,7-dimethyl-8-ribityllumazine synthase: MLEADKGQGELLNGKKLSIGIVQARFNNGVTTALADACLEELAVLGVKTKNITHVQVPGALEVACALQAMAESEKFDALIALGCIIRGQTYHFEMVANESGGAITRLGLDYQIPIANAILTVENMSQAFDRQTEKGQDAARVAVEMANLIEALG, from the coding sequence ATGTTAGAAGCAGATAAGGGCCAGGGCGAACTACTCAACGGCAAAAAACTCTCGATTGGCATAGTCCAAGCGCGCTTTAACAATGGCGTGACCACCGCATTGGCAGACGCTTGCCTAGAAGAGTTAGCCGTGCTGGGTGTGAAAACCAAAAACATCACCCATGTACAAGTTCCTGGCGCTTTAGAAGTGGCCTGCGCGTTGCAAGCCATGGCCGAGAGCGAAAAATTCGATGCCCTGATTGCGCTTGGCTGCATCATTCGCGGTCAAACCTACCACTTCGAAATGGTGGCGAACGAGAGCGGCGGCGCCATCACCCGGTTAGGACTGGACTACCAGATACCTATCGCGAATGCGATACTGACTGTTGAAAACATGTCTCAAGCTTTTGATCGCCAGACTGAAAAAGGCCAAGACGCCGCACGCGTCGCCGTCGAAATGGCCAACCTGATAGAAGCGCTAGGCTAA
- the ribBA gene encoding bifunctional 3,4-dihydroxy-2-butanone-4-phosphate synthase/GTP cyclohydrolase II produces the protein MTSAIAISPVAEIVAEMGAGRMVILIDEEDRENEGDLVLAADHVSAEAINFMARFGRGLICLTLTKERCEQLQLPPMALRNDALHSTAFTVSIEAAQGVTTGISAADRARTVQVAVDKNSKVQDLVQPGHIFPLQAVDGGVLMRAGHTEAGCDLARMAGCSPAAVICEIMKDDGTMARLPDLLLFAAEHGLKIGTIADLIEHRSRTESLIKKVSSRQLKTAYGLFTAHAFRDMHGEGLHLALVKGEWEDGDTVPVRVHEPLSIMDTLEIGRQTHAWSLEQSLGYIAKQGKGVAVLLNCGESAEQLLAQFEGAAPNHPPQERNRMDLRPYGIGGQILRECGVTKMNLMGTPRRMPSMQGYGLELVGYLSRDQANS, from the coding sequence ATGACCTCAGCAATTGCAATTTCCCCCGTCGCCGAGATAGTCGCCGAAATGGGCGCCGGCCGCATGGTCATATTAATTGACGAAGAAGACCGCGAAAACGAAGGCGACTTAGTGCTTGCCGCCGACCACGTTAGCGCCGAAGCGATTAACTTTATGGCCCGTTTTGGCCGCGGCCTGATTTGCCTGACACTGACAAAAGAGCGCTGCGAGCAATTGCAATTGCCACCCATGGCGCTGCGCAACGACGCGCTGCACTCCACCGCATTTACCGTCTCCATAGAAGCAGCCCAAGGCGTGACCACCGGCATTTCAGCCGCTGACCGGGCGCGCACTGTGCAAGTAGCCGTGGACAAGAATTCAAAAGTTCAAGACTTGGTTCAGCCCGGCCACATCTTTCCGCTGCAAGCTGTCGACGGTGGCGTGCTAATGCGCGCTGGCCATACTGAAGCTGGCTGCGATCTCGCGCGCATGGCGGGCTGCTCGCCAGCGGCGGTGATCTGCGAGATTATGAAAGACGACGGCACCATGGCCAGACTGCCCGATTTGCTGCTGTTTGCGGCCGAGCATGGTCTAAAAATTGGCACAATTGCCGACTTAATTGAGCATCGCAGCCGCACCGAATCTTTGATCAAAAAAGTCTCTAGCCGTCAACTGAAAACCGCTTACGGTCTATTCACTGCGCACGCTTTTCGGGACATGCACGGCGAAGGCCTACATTTAGCGCTGGTCAAAGGGGAATGGGAAGACGGCGACACAGTCCCAGTGCGGGTGCATGAACCCTTGTCCATCATGGACACGCTTGAAATTGGTCGCCAAACCCATGCCTGGAGCTTGGAGCAAAGCCTAGGCTATATCGCCAAGCAAGGTAAAGGCGTGGCCGTGCTGCTCAACTGCGGCGAGAGTGCAGAGCAACTGCTCGCCCAGTTTGAAGGCGCAGCCCCCAACCACCCGCCGCAAGAGCGCAACCGCATGGATTTACGCCCTTACGGCATAGGCGGACAAATTCTGCGCGAATGCGGCGTGACCAAAATGAACCTCATGGGCACGCCAAGACGTATGCCCAGCATGCAAGGCTACGGCCTTGAACTGGTCGGCTACCTCAGCCGTGACCAAGCCAACTCTTAA
- a CDS encoding riboflavin synthase: MFTGIITGLGRIVAIQSLGSSSTYGKRLTIATPESYLDDVGLGDSIAINGACMTVVSFDQAKGQFDIDISAESLDKTSGLTETGVINLEKAMRANDRLGGHMVSGHVDGIGHVSYFAEIGESWELRILAPSELAKYLAYKGSITVNGVSLTVNQVTDLSAEQSPFGAGCEISINLIPHTVQNTSLQQLAHGSRVNLEIDLIARYVERMLQDTLKSNK, encoded by the coding sequence ATGTTTACCGGAATCATCACCGGCTTGGGGCGCATCGTCGCCATCCAAAGCCTGGGCAGCTCATCAACTTATGGCAAGCGCTTGACCATTGCCACGCCCGAGTCTTACCTCGACGATGTGGGTTTGGGCGACAGCATTGCCATCAATGGCGCTTGTATGACGGTAGTCAGCTTTGACCAAGCCAAAGGGCAATTCGATATCGACATCTCGGCCGAGTCCTTGGACAAAACCAGCGGCCTGACAGAGACCGGCGTGATCAACTTAGAAAAAGCCATGCGCGCCAACGACCGCCTAGGTGGCCACATGGTCTCCGGCCATGTAGACGGCATAGGCCATGTCAGCTACTTTGCTGAAATCGGCGAGAGCTGGGAATTACGCATTCTTGCCCCCAGCGAGTTAGCCAAATACCTCGCCTACAAAGGCTCAATTACCGTCAACGGCGTGAGCCTGACCGTGAATCAAGTCACTGATTTAAGCGCCGAGCAAAGCCCATTTGGCGCAGGCTGCGAGATCAGCATCAACTTGATTCCGCATACCGTACAAAATACCTCTTTGCAGCAGCTAGCCCACGGCAGCCGCGTTAACCTCGAAATCGACCTGATAGCGCGCTATGTAGAGCGTATGCTGCAGGACACCTTAAAGTCCAATAAATGA
- the ribD gene encoding bifunctional diaminohydroxyphosphoribosylaminopyrimidine deaminase/5-amino-6-(5-phosphoribosylamino)uracil reductase RibD: MKNTNSPLSPDQAMALALAQAAEARLICPPNPAVGAVLVDVQGQVLGFGHTQVRGGPHAEVMALRHASEQGHSTLGATLYVTLEPCSHHGRTPPCCDAVIAAGISKVVAAIADPNPLVAGQGFERLRAAGISVEVGLGAAQSRELNIGFFSRMIRRRPWLRLKVASSLDGKTALKNGQSQWITGPEARADGHVWRARSCAVLTGIGTVLEDNPRLDVRGIATPRQPRLVVVDSRLQTPPNAALFAADRPVLIYAAVRDAHKQAALQASGASVIYLPDANGKVDLEAMLTDLATREVNEIHLEAGHKLNGSFIRAALVDELLHYIAPKLIGHGQDLALLGPLTEIDQAWALEFLSADRVGPDLRVIARPSGRDQF, from the coding sequence ATGAAAAATACAAACTCCCCACTCTCGCCAGATCAAGCCATGGCTCTGGCGCTGGCTCAAGCTGCCGAGGCTAGGCTCATCTGCCCACCGAACCCCGCCGTTGGCGCGGTCTTAGTCGATGTTCAGGGCCAGGTATTAGGTTTTGGCCATACCCAAGTGCGCGGTGGTCCACATGCCGAAGTCATGGCTTTGCGTCACGCCAGCGAACAAGGCCACAGCACGCTAGGCGCTACGCTTTACGTGACGCTAGAGCCCTGCTCCCACCACGGCCGCACACCGCCCTGCTGTGATGCGGTGATCGCTGCTGGCATCAGCAAGGTCGTCGCCGCGATTGCCGACCCCAATCCACTGGTAGCCGGTCAAGGTTTTGAGCGGCTGCGCGCAGCTGGCATCAGCGTCGAAGTCGGCTTAGGCGCAGCACAGTCGCGCGAGCTCAATATCGGTTTTTTCAGCCGCATGATTCGCCGCCGGCCTTGGTTAAGGCTAAAAGTAGCCTCTTCACTAGACGGCAAAACAGCACTTAAAAACGGCCAAAGCCAATGGATAACAGGCCCAGAAGCACGCGCCGACGGTCACGTTTGGCGCGCCCGCAGCTGCGCCGTGCTGACCGGCATTGGCACGGTGCTAGAAGACAATCCCAGGCTGGATGTACGCGGCATTGCCACGCCGCGCCAGCCCCGGCTGGTGGTGGTCGACAGCCGGCTGCAAACGCCGCCCAACGCAGCGCTTTTCGCGGCCGATAGACCGGTCTTGATTTATGCCGCCGTGCGCGACGCGCATAAGCAAGCTGCGCTGCAAGCGAGCGGCGCTAGCGTGATTTATCTGCCTGACGCCAACGGCAAGGTCGACTTAGAAGCCATGCTCACCGATTTAGCCACGCGAGAAGTCAACGAAATACACCTAGAAGCCGGCCACAAACTCAACGGCTCTTTCATACGCGCAGCGCTGGTCGACGAGTTGCTGCACTACATTGCGCCCAAACTCATAGGCCATGGCCAAGACTTGGCGTTATTGGGGCCGCTCACTGAGATAGACCAAGCCTGGGCCTTGGAATTCCTGTCCGCCGACAGGGTTGGCCCAGATCTGCGTGTAATAGCAAGACCTAGCGGGCGAGATCAGTTCTGA
- a CDS encoding type IV pilin protein, translating to MKTPTKTLTKANRFTSNKGFTLIEVMLVMLILALLLTTAWPAYSAHIARGRRSDAKVQLASAQQWMERFYSENYSYAKDTAGNKVGEAFAAQSFSQSPRVGEGKAIYKLSVSSTDNSFILNATPTDGGPMTGDECGSLSLDHTGQRGISGTGERLKCWK from the coding sequence ATGAAAACGCCGACTAAAACATTGACTAAAGCCAACCGCTTCACAAGTAATAAGGGCTTCACACTGATTGAAGTGATGCTAGTCATGCTGATACTGGCCCTATTACTCACAACCGCATGGCCCGCCTATAGCGCCCATATAGCGAGGGGGCGGCGCTCGGACGCCAAAGTCCAACTCGCTAGCGCTCAGCAATGGATGGAGCGCTTTTACAGCGAAAACTACAGCTATGCAAAAGACACAGCAGGCAATAAGGTGGGTGAGGCGTTTGCAGCTCAGTCTTTTAGCCAGTCACCCCGAGTCGGCGAAGGAAAGGCAATATATAAGCTCAGCGTTTCCAGCACAGACAACAGCTTTATTCTGAATGCCACGCCTACCGATGGCGGACCCATGACTGGCGATGAATGCGGCAGCTTAAGCCTAGATCACACGGGGCAGCGCGGTATTTCGGGCACTGGCGAGCGCCTCAAATGCTGGAAGTAA
- a CDS encoding PilC/PilY family type IV pilus protein, with product MHEIGVPPLKKNGLSLPFYTAKTANDQTLAITSAPAFGFPKRGGVMVVFGTGKSLSANDFPADGITQRMYGVYDRSIITSSETATNPAHANPPRGTTTLLERKLISTSNGALTVSATSANALDLSHQDGWYFDFPSRSEMLLSSPDERSENILFTSVRPASDQSQCNHAPVGRFYMLDPNTGLPSSTSLGSLRQVNGQPSKLIAIPSTDQKVKLASDRSGRVAAAKPAQTQKFCEEHPEQCLTQSCAANTFAYRVIGQSADHTLCMRSFNARIGWREVPGMNTFRR from the coding sequence ATCCACGAAATTGGGGTTCCGCCTTTAAAAAAAAACGGCCTAAGTCTTCCTTTTTATACGGCCAAAACCGCCAATGACCAGACTTTAGCCATCACAAGCGCACCGGCTTTTGGCTTTCCAAAGCGCGGCGGTGTGATGGTAGTGTTTGGCACAGGTAAGTCTCTAAGCGCCAACGATTTTCCAGCCGACGGAATCACCCAGCGCATGTATGGTGTTTACGACCGCAGCATCATCACAAGCAGTGAAACCGCAACCAACCCCGCTCACGCTAACCCGCCTCGCGGTACAACCACGCTACTAGAACGCAAACTCATCAGCACAAGCAATGGTGCACTGACAGTCAGCGCAACCAGTGCCAACGCATTAGATTTGAGCCATCAGGATGGTTGGTACTTCGATTTTCCCAGTCGCTCGGAAATGCTGCTGAGCAGCCCTGATGAGCGCAGCGAAAATATACTGTTCACCAGTGTCAGACCAGCGTCCGATCAAAGCCAATGCAACCACGCCCCAGTTGGCCGGTTTTATATGCTGGACCCCAACACCGGTTTGCCAAGCAGTACCAGCTTGGGCAGTTTGCGGCAGGTCAACGGACAACCGAGCAAGCTCATTGCCATACCCAGCACGGATCAAAAAGTCAAACTAGCCTCAGATCGATCTGGTCGTGTTGCTGCAGCCAAGCCTGCACAAACCCAGAAATTTTGCGAAGAGCACCCAGAGCAGTGTCTGACTCAGTCCTGCGCGGCCAATACCTTCGCCTACCGAGTCATAGGTCAAAGCGCTGACCACACGCTTTGCATGCGCAGCTTTAACGCCAGAATTGGTTGGCGTGAAGTTCCCGGCATGAACACTTTCAGGCGTTGA